A region of Ictidomys tridecemlineatus isolate mIctTri1 chromosome 4, mIctTri1.hap1, whole genome shotgun sequence DNA encodes the following proteins:
- the LOC144376781 gene encoding olfactory receptor 10A3-like: protein MKRQNQSSVVEFILLDFSDFPELQEEIFGVFLVIYLMTLMGNAIIIATILLDQTLHIPMYLFLQNLSVVEVSFSAAIMPEMLVVLTTEKTTISFVGCFAQMYFILLFVVNECFLLGAMAYDRFAAICCPLTYPMIMNKRVFVKLVMFSWVSGIMVATLQTSWVFSFPFCGPNEISHISCETPAVLELVCADISLYEIYAFIGTILIILLPFLLILLSYLRILFAILKMPSTTGRQKAFSTCASHVTSVTLFYGTASMTYLQPKSSYSPVTKKLMSLAYTLLTPLLNPLIYSLRNHEMKKALVKLWRRAVVLHTV from the coding sequence atgaaaagacaaaatcaaagctctgtggTTGAATTCATCCTCTTGGACTTCTCTGACTTTCCTGAACTTCAAGAGGAGATCTTTGGGGTTTTCTTGGTTATTTATCTGATGACCCTGATGGGAAATGCCATCATCATAGCCACCATCTTGCTGGACCAGACCCTCCACATCCCCATGTACCTGTTCCTGCAGAACTTATCTGTGGTGGAAGTGAGTTTCAGTGCAGCCATCATGCCTGAAATGCTGGTGGTCCTGACCACTGAGAAAACTACAATTTCTTTTGTGGGCTGTTTTGCACAGatgtatttcattcttctttttgttgtGAATGAATGTTTTCTCCTAGGGGCAATGGCTTATGACCGATTTGCTGCCATCTGCTGTCCTCTGACCTACCCCATGATTATGAACAAGAGGGTGTTTGTGAAATTAGTCATGTTCTCATGGGTCTCAGGGATCATGGTGGCTACTCTGCAGACCTCATGGGTATTCAGTTTTCCCTTTTGTGGACCCAATGAAATTAGTCATATATCTTGTGAAACCCCAGCAGTGCTGGAACTGGTTTGTGCAGATATCTCCTTGTATGAAATCTATGCCTTCATAGGCACCATTTTGATTATATTGCTTCCTTTCTTGTTGATACTCTTGTCTTATCTTAGAATTCTCTTTGCCATCCTGAAGATGCCATCAACAACTGGGAGGCAAAAGgccttttccacctgtgcctCTCATGTCACATCAGTCACCCTCTTCTATGGCACAGCCAGTATGACTTATTTACAGCCCAAATCTAGCTACTCACCAGTAACCAAGAAACTGATGTCTTTGGCTTACACATTGCTCACACCCCTGCTGAATCCCCTTATCTACAGCCTGCGAAACCATGAGATGAAAAAGGCTTTGGTGAAATTATggcggagagcagtggttttacaCACAGTCTGA